In a single window of the Paenibacillus sp. MMS20-IR301 genome:
- a CDS encoding Cof-type HAD-IIB family hydrolase, producing MTLKKTVFFDIDGTIYDDDKQIPASAKEAIAELKRRGHTVAIATGRADYMFEELREELDIHSYVSLNGQYVVHEGKSVYSNPLDQTLLKDLTLFAEKLDHPVAYTDTAGMRVNVAEHEYIKTSIGSLKMVFPAHDPEYYLNHEIHQALIFCPQESQAAYMERYPELKFIRWHPFSMDVLPGNGSKANGIAQMLKLLGVDKEDVYAFGDGLNDVEMLGYVGHGIAMGNGEPEAKAAAAYVTTPVSEDGVLKGLKLVGLL from the coding sequence ATGACTTTGAAAAAAACGGTCTTCTTCGATATTGACGGCACAATTTATGATGACGATAAGCAGATTCCCGCATCAGCGAAGGAAGCGATTGCCGAACTGAAAAGACGCGGGCACACGGTGGCTATTGCTACCGGAAGAGCGGACTACATGTTCGAAGAGCTGCGTGAGGAGCTGGATATCCACTCTTATGTATCGCTTAACGGACAATATGTAGTGCATGAAGGAAAGTCGGTATACAGTAATCCGCTGGATCAGACCCTTCTGAAGGATCTTACGCTGTTCGCTGAGAAGCTCGATCATCCGGTAGCTTACACAGATACGGCCGGGATGAGGGTGAATGTGGCGGAGCATGAGTATATCAAGACAAGCATCGGCTCACTGAAAATGGTGTTTCCGGCACATGATCCGGAGTATTATCTGAATCATGAGATCCACCAGGCGCTGATCTTCTGCCCGCAGGAGAGCCAGGCGGCATACATGGAGCGGTATCCGGAGCTGAAGTTCATCCGCTGGCATCCGTTCAGTATGGATGTGCTGCCGGGTAACGGGTCGAAGGCGAACGGAATCGCCCAGATGCTGAAGCTTCTCGGTGTAGACAAGGAAGACGTGTATGCTTTCGGGGACGGGCTGAATGATGTAGAGATGCTTGGATATGTCGGCCACGGCATTGCCATGGGCAACGGTGAGCCTGAAGCGAAGGCTGCTGCAGCTTATGTGACCACGCCAGTCAGCGAGGACGGGGTGCTGAAAGGCCTGAAGCTGGTCGGACTGCTCTAG